A part of Heliangelus exortis chromosome 3, bHelExo1.hap1, whole genome shotgun sequence genomic DNA contains:
- the CCT4 gene encoding T-complex protein 1 subunit delta yields MPENSGAKAHGGAGNRAKGTYQDRDKPSQIRFSNISAGKAVADAIRTSLGPKGMDKMIQDAKGDVTITNDGATILKQMQVLHPAAKMLVELSKAQDIEAGDGTTSVVVIAGALLDACSRLLQKGIHPTIISESFQKALDKGIEVLTNMAQPVQLSDRETLLNSATTSLNSKVVCQYSSLLSPMSVDAVMKVIDPTTANSVDLRDIKIVKKLGGTIDDCELVEGLVLTQKVANTGVTRVEKAKIGLIQFCLSAPKTDMDNQIVVSDYAQMDRVLREERAYILNLVKQIKKAGCNVLLIQKSILRDALSDLALHFLNKMKIMVIKDIERDDIEFICKTIGTKPVAHIDQFTPDMLGSAELAEEVNLNGSGKLIKITGCTNPGKTVTIVVRGSNKLVLEEAERSIHDALCVIRCLVKKRALIAGGGAPEIELALRLNEYARTLKGMDSYCVRAYGDALEVIPSTLAENAGLNPISTVTELRNRHAQGEKTAGINVRKGGISNILEELVVQPLLVSLSALTLATETVRSILKIDDVVNTR; encoded by the exons ATGCCGGAGAACTCGGGAGCCAAAGCCCACGGCGGGGCGGGAAACCGGGCCAAAGGAACCTACCAGGACCGGGACAAGCCCTCTCAGATCCGCTTCAGTAACATCTCCGCCGGCAAAG cTGTTGCTGATGCAATTAGAACAAGCCTTGGACCAAAGGGAATGGATAAAATG ATCCAGGATGCTAAAGGAGATGTGACAATCACTAATGATGGTGCTACTATTCTGAAACAAATGCAGGTTCTGCACCCTGCAGCCAAAAtg CTGGTAGAGCTGTCGAAAGCACAAGATATTGAAGCTGGAGATGGCACTACATCTGTTGTTGTCATTGCTGGAGCTCTTTTGGATGCCTGTTCCAGACTTCTTCAGAAAG GAATTCACCCCACCATCATTTCAGAGTCATTCCAGAAAGCTTTGGATAAAGGGATTGAGGTGCTGACCAACATGGCACAGCCAGTTCAGCTGAGTGACAGAGAAACCTTGCTGAACAGTGCAACCACTTCACTGAATTCAAAG GTTGTGTGTCAGTATTCCAGTTTACTGTCTCCAATGAGTGTGGATGCAGTGATGAAGGTGATTGACCCAACTACAGCTAATAGTGTGGACCTCAGAGATATTAAAATTGTTAAGAAGTTGGG ggGCACAATTGATGATTGTGAACTGGTTGAAGGATTAGTCCTGACTCAGAAAGTGGCAAATACCGGTGTGACCAGAGTGGAAAAAGCCAAAATCGGCCTCATTCAGTTCTGCTTGTCTGCTCCAAAGACAGAT ATGGACAACCAAATAGTTGTGTCTGATTACGCTCAAATGGACAGAGTGCTGCGTGAGGAGAGAGCCTATATTCTGAATCTAGTGAAGCAAATTAAGAAGGCTGGATGCAATGTGCTGCTGATTCAGAAATCCATTCTGAG GGATGCTCTTAGTGACCTTGCCCTtcattttctgaacaaaatgaaGATCATGGTGATCAAAGATATTGAAAGAGATGACATTGAATTTATATGTAAG ACAATTGGAACTAAGCCTGTTGCTCATATTGACCAGTTTACTCCTGACATGCTGGGGTctgctgagctggcagaggaggtCAACTTGAATGGTTCTGGGAAACTAATAAAG ATCACAGGCTGCACAAACCCTGGAAAGACTGTAACCATTGTGGTACGTGGATCCAACAAACTTGTTTTAGAAGAAGCTGAGCGTTCAATTCACGATGCTCTGTGCGTCATAAGGTGCTTAGTTAAGAAAAG AGCTTTAATTGCAGGAGGTGGAGCACCAGAGATAGAGTTGGCACTGCGCTTGAACGAGTATGCTCGCACTTTGAAGGGCATGGACTCCTACTGTGTCCGTGCGTACGGAGACGCCCTGGAAGTGATACCATCTACACTGGCTGAGAACGCGGGCCTCAACCCTATATCAACGGTTACAGAGCTGAGAAACAGACATGCACAAGGAGAGAAAACAGCTGGCATTAATGTCAGAAAG GGTGGCATTTCCAACATCTTGGAGGAGCTGGTTGTCCAGCCACTGCTCGTGTCTCTGAGCGCTTTGACTCTTGCGACAGAAACTGTGCGCAGTATTCTGAAGATTGATGATGTG GTGAACACTCGGTAA